The following are from one region of the Verrucomicrobiaceae bacterium genome:
- a CDS encoding discoidin domain-containing protein: MRPLFLMFRTALILALCPVLSASAAEPLKALLIAGGCCHDYAKQHEVIAKGIQSRANVQVDVIWTDDKSTNPPLPLYDKADWAKGYDIIIHDECAASMNNKETLTRILDAHKTIPSIQLHCAMHSFRTGEDRWFKRLGLQSNSHGPQEPIAITFVDKEHPITKTLADWTTIKEELYNNANLFDAHPLAMGRQMVKGKAVDAVVAWTNEKVGARSFSTTIGHNTETVADARYLDLITRGLLWACDKLTPEFLTPFKGQNKVTFVPAKPQEAPKPKEPPPGATSVKASASSEESGKENYDWRAVDGDLSTRWCASGGSRPQWLQLELEKPAKLSAIRIDWESTNNAYAHFIETSTDGKTWTRAVDAPKPSPGTSQHSFPKPIDTRFVKITCTGTSQGGWVSIREVQLTGEGIKAIAPKLNDEQKKAYVKATDPHKESGNIVPKIVKLTPEEEAAILKDVKVAEGFEVSLFANSAAANYPVFLAAEPDGTLYVSSDGNGSVERKPNRGRIIRLRDLDGDGRADETKVFCEVDSPRGLVWDHDRLYLVHPPHLSELIDADHDGVAEKQNILVNGIAFGFKDRPADHTTNGLSLGIDGWLYIAGGDFGFLKATGTDGKTLQHRGGGVIRVRPDGTGLEIYSTGTRNILEVAISPLMDMFARDNTNDGGGWNVRFHHFTGLDDHGYPRLYKNFNDEAIQPLADYGGGSGTGAVYIDEPGFGAWNNAPFTCDWGSGALWHHQVKPKGATFEETRKPEPFIKMTRPTDADVDGLSRVYCASWKGATFGWAGPDVGYIVQVKPKGFKAEPLPDFAKAKDEEVFWFLNSDSYRLKLEAQRTLLRRGNKSSMLNKHQLDKWTKERLDLFNMVEAPFNIADLPLDEIFFNLSSDDSVIAHTAVRMVAIHKMHERCLHSLDAGKMDKALSNVLRALGMMHQPEVVTGLIERLGKATDPALRQGILSALCRLHFKEGEWKGDSWGTRPDTRGPYYQPEAWSETPKIAVALKDALAKATPEEAAFLVKELNRNRIQFNEAQQRILALAKQDPKVLPELAAQLAGTEEIPAEAVPLLVGLVRQVGPVGPTTLAQAITALSKTDSADGVSATLAALEPLKKLPDSWKDYDAALAAFLNASKLENHHQLIEQIAEKAEWPVSMYANAALLNLANRKTGSPESIQLTQKALDKGWADPKHRKLIIDAISASKHMPSAAKVLAALDDPDAEVKGAAERAAKSMRITKVEDKTPKIMTLKPEGALAAVLKEKGDVALGEQIFTKATCVACHTVKETEAQKGPYLGNIAQTYKRPDLAQNILDPNKTIAQGFASEMITLKDGTAQMGFITLEGANEVKLRNIAAQEFTFKTSDIKQRQKLPTSMMPAGLMMNFTVKEFASLLDYLESLVKH; this comes from the coding sequence ATGCGCCCCCTTTTTCTCATGTTCCGAACTGCCCTCATCCTCGCCCTCTGCCCGGTGCTCTCCGCTTCGGCCGCCGAGCCTCTCAAAGCCCTCCTCATCGCTGGCGGCTGCTGCCATGACTATGCAAAGCAGCACGAGGTCATCGCCAAAGGCATCCAAAGCCGCGCGAATGTGCAGGTGGATGTCATCTGGACCGACGACAAGTCCACCAACCCGCCGCTGCCGCTCTATGACAAAGCCGACTGGGCCAAGGGCTACGACATCATCATCCACGACGAGTGCGCGGCGAGCATGAACAACAAGGAGACGCTCACCCGCATCCTCGACGCTCATAAAACCATCCCGAGCATCCAACTTCACTGCGCCATGCACAGCTTCCGCACCGGCGAGGATCGCTGGTTCAAGCGCCTCGGCCTGCAATCGAACTCCCACGGCCCGCAGGAGCCCATTGCGATCACCTTTGTCGATAAGGAGCATCCGATCACCAAGACGCTGGCCGATTGGACCACGATCAAAGAGGAGCTCTACAACAACGCGAACCTCTTCGACGCCCATCCGCTCGCGATGGGCCGCCAGATGGTCAAAGGCAAGGCCGTGGACGCCGTCGTGGCTTGGACCAACGAAAAAGTCGGTGCTCGCAGCTTCAGCACCACCATCGGGCATAACACGGAGACCGTCGCCGATGCCCGCTATCTCGATTTGATCACCCGTGGCTTGCTTTGGGCCTGTGACAAGCTCACGCCCGAGTTTCTGACGCCGTTCAAAGGGCAGAACAAAGTGACGTTTGTGCCTGCGAAGCCGCAGGAGGCTCCGAAGCCGAAAGAACCGCCGCCCGGAGCCACCAGCGTCAAAGCCAGCGCCAGCAGCGAAGAATCAGGCAAGGAGAACTACGACTGGCGTGCCGTCGATGGCGACCTGAGCACTCGCTGGTGCGCATCTGGCGGCAGCAGGCCGCAGTGGCTGCAATTGGAACTCGAAAAGCCAGCCAAGCTCAGCGCCATCCGCATCGACTGGGAGAGCACCAACAACGCCTACGCCCACTTCATCGAGACCTCCACCGATGGCAAAACCTGGACCCGCGCTGTGGATGCACCGAAGCCATCCCCTGGCACCAGCCAGCACAGCTTCCCCAAGCCCATCGACACCCGCTTTGTGAAGATCACCTGCACCGGCACCAGCCAGGGCGGCTGGGTCAGCATTCGCGAAGTGCAGCTCACGGGCGAAGGCATCAAAGCCATCGCGCCGAAGCTCAACGACGAGCAAAAGAAGGCCTACGTCAAAGCCACTGATCCGCACAAAGAGAGCGGCAACATCGTGCCAAAGATCGTCAAACTCACGCCGGAGGAAGAAGCGGCCATTTTGAAGGACGTGAAGGTCGCAGAGGGCTTTGAAGTCTCTCTTTTCGCCAACAGCGCTGCGGCGAACTACCCCGTCTTCCTCGCGGCGGAACCGGATGGCACGCTTTACGTTTCCTCCGATGGAAACGGCTCCGTGGAGCGCAAACCCAACCGTGGCCGCATCATCCGCCTGCGCGATCTCGATGGCGATGGCCGTGCCGATGAAACCAAGGTCTTCTGCGAGGTGGACAGCCCGCGCGGCCTCGTTTGGGACCATGATCGGCTCTACCTCGTGCATCCGCCGCACCTCAGCGAGCTCATTGATGCCGATCACGACGGCGTGGCCGAAAAACAAAACATCCTCGTCAACGGCATCGCCTTCGGATTCAAAGATCGCCCGGCGGATCACACCACGAACGGCCTTAGCCTCGGCATCGACGGCTGGCTTTACATCGCCGGCGGCGACTTCGGTTTCCTGAAGGCCACCGGCACCGATGGCAAAACGCTCCAGCATCGCGGCGGCGGCGTCATCCGCGTGCGACCCGACGGCACCGGCCTCGAAATCTACTCCACCGGCACGCGCAACATCCTGGAGGTCGCCATCAGCCCGCTGATGGACATGTTCGCCCGCGACAACACGAACGACGGCGGCGGCTGGAACGTGCGCTTCCACCACTTCACCGGCCTCGACGACCACGGTTACCCTCGCCTCTACAAAAACTTCAATGATGAGGCCATCCAGCCCCTCGCCGACTACGGCGGCGGCAGCGGCACCGGCGCGGTTTACATCGACGAACCCGGCTTCGGCGCTTGGAACAACGCCCCCTTCACCTGCGACTGGGGCAGCGGTGCTCTCTGGCATCATCAGGTGAAGCCCAAAGGCGCCACCTTCGAAGAAACCCGCAAGCCCGAGCCCTTCATCAAAATGACCCGCCCCACCGACGCCGATGTCGATGGCCTGAGCCGCGTCTATTGCGCTAGTTGGAAAGGTGCCACCTTCGGCTGGGCTGGGCCGGATGTTGGTTACATCGTCCAGGTGAAGCCCAAGGGCTTCAAAGCTGAGCCGCTGCCGGACTTCGCGAAGGCGAAGGATGAGGAAGTTTTTTGGTTTCTTAACTCAGACAGTTACCGCCTCAAGTTGGAAGCACAACGAACCTTGCTGCGTCGAGGTAACAAGAGTAGCATGTTAAATAAACATCAGCTAGACAAGTGGACAAAGGAGAGACTCGATCTTTTCAACATGGTGGAGGCTCCTTTCAACATCGCGGATCTGCCTTTGGACGAGATTTTCTTCAATCTCAGTTCAGACGATTCCGTGATAGCACACACCGCAGTTCGAATGGTTGCTATACACAAGATGCATGAAAGGTGTCTTCACTCTTTGGATGCAGGCAAAATGGACAAGGCGCTTTCTAATGTGCTTCGAGCTCTCGGGATGATGCATCAGCCTGAAGTCGTCACCGGCCTCATCGAGCGCCTCGGCAAGGCCACTGACCCAGCCTTGCGCCAGGGCATCCTCTCGGCGCTGTGCCGACTGCATTTCAAGGAAGGCGAGTGGAAGGGCGATTCGTGGGGCACACGGCCGGACACGAGGGGGCCGTATTACCAGCCGGAGGCCTGGAGCGAGACGCCGAAGATCGCCGTGGCGCTGAAGGACGCGCTGGCGAAGGCCACGCCGGAGGAAGCGGCCTTTTTGGTGAAGGAGCTGAATCGCAACCGTATCCAGTTCAACGAGGCGCAGCAGCGCATCCTCGCCCTAGCGAAGCAGGACCCGAAGGTGCTGCCGGAGCTGGCCGCGCAGCTCGCCGGAACGGAGGAGATTCCGGCGGAGGCGGTGCCGCTGCTCGTCGGACTCGTCCGACAGGTCGGACCCGTCGGACCGACGACGCTGGCACAAGCCATCACCGCTTTGTCGAAAACCGACAGCGCCGACGGCGTCTCCGCCACGTTGGCCGCGCTGGAGCCTCTCAAAAAGCTCCCAGACTCCTGGAAAGACTACGATGCCGCTTTGGCCGCTTTCTTGAATGCCTCGAAGCTCGAAAACCACCACCAACTCATCGAGCAGATCGCCGAGAAGGCCGAGTGGCCGGTGTCGATGTATGCCAATGCCGCGTTGCTGAACCTCGCGAACCGCAAGACGGGCAGCCCCGAGTCCATCCAGCTCACGCAGAAGGCGCTCGACAAAGGCTGGGCCGATCCGAAGCACCGCAAGCTCATCATCGACGCCATCAGCGCCTCCAAGCACATGCCCAGCGCCGCCAAAGTGCTCGCCGCGCTCGATGATCCCGATGCCGAGGTCAAAGGCGCTGCCGAACGCGCCGCGAAGTCCATGCGCATCACCAAGGTCGAAGACAAAACACCCAAGATCATGACCTTGAAGCCTGAAGGGGCCCTGGCCGCCGTTTTGAAGGAAAAAGGCGACGTGGCGCTCGGCGAGCAAATCTTCACCAAAGCCACCTGCGTGGCCTGCCACACCGTGAAGGAGACCGAAGCCCAAAAAGGCCCTTACCTCGGCAACATCGCCCAAACCTACAAGCGCCCCGATCTGGCCCAAAACATCCTCGACCCGAACAAAACCATCGCCCAAGGCTTCGCCAGCGAGATGATCACGCTGAAGGACGGCACCGCGCAGATGGGCTTCATCACGCTGGAAGGCGCGAACGAGGTCAAACTTCGCAACATCGCCGCCCAGGAGTTCACCTTCAAAACGAGCGACATCAAACAACGCCAAAAACTGCCCACGAGCATGATGCCCGCTGGTTTGATGATGAACTTCACCGTGAAGGAGTTTGCGAGCCTGCTCGATTACCTGGAGTCGCTGGTGAAGCACTGA
- a CDS encoding laccase domain-containing protein, with the protein MTFPALEALAGLGVAHRFTLRHADIDVDAERAVVVERLWAWHREQAAEMGFDPARLCIAEQVHGAEVAVVSETPAQPITGTDGMITNVPGLVLGIYVADCGAVFIVDRRTGALGLLHSGKKGSEQGITGRALSLMAERYGTRAEDVVVQLAPCIRPPAYEIDFAAQIRRSALDFGVPESQVHDCGVCTSSDLGRFYSYRIENGRTGRMLALLGRHEACA; encoded by the coding sequence ATGACTTTTCCTGCCCTGGAGGCACTTGCTGGTCTTGGAGTGGCTCATCGCTTCACGCTGCGGCATGCAGACATCGATGTGGATGCAGAGCGTGCGGTGGTGGTGGAGCGGCTGTGGGCCTGGCACCGGGAGCAGGCGGCGGAGATGGGCTTTGATCCGGCGCGGTTGTGCATCGCGGAGCAGGTGCATGGCGCGGAGGTGGCGGTGGTGAGCGAAACACCCGCACAACCGATCACTGGCACGGATGGCATGATCACGAACGTGCCAGGACTGGTGCTAGGCATCTATGTGGCGGATTGCGGGGCGGTTTTTATCGTGGATCGTCGCACAGGGGCACTGGGCCTGTTGCACTCGGGCAAAAAAGGCAGTGAGCAGGGCATCACGGGCCGTGCGCTGAGCCTGATGGCGGAGCGCTACGGCACGCGTGCGGAGGATGTGGTGGTGCAGCTCGCGCCGTGCATCCGCCCTCCGGCGTATGAGATTGACTTCGCGGCGCAGATCCGGCGCTCGGCGCTGGATTTCGGCGTGCCGGAGTCGCAGGTGCATGATTGCGGTGTGTGCACGTCCTCGGACCTGGGCCGCTTTTATTCCTACCGGATCGAAAATGGCCGCACGGGCCGCATGCTGGCCCTGCTGGGGAGGCATGAGGCCTGCGCATAG
- a CDS encoding DUF362 domain-containing protein, whose protein sequence is MLSPQEFGSPQVSVITGQAAYADAEALHTQIEAAIAALHLPSGFIRAGDHVVIKPNWVKEHDTRTPQDESSWLTIITHPAVVREVARWAAGQLQGRGRVTLCDAPQSDSSFDTIRRLCGLDAIMEALRGEFPSITFALFDMRCEEWTIADGVTVSKRELPSDPAGAVDIHLDEKSEFYGFKGLGRLYGASYDFATTNRQHTDPNHEYRICRTPMAADVLINVPKLKTHKKSDSPSLSKISSAPRPARTGCHGIPRALLLRGATNSLNPP, encoded by the coding sequence ATGCTTTCTCCTCAAGAATTCGGCTCCCCGCAGGTCTCCGTCATCACCGGCCAGGCAGCGTATGCAGATGCAGAGGCCCTGCACACACAGATCGAGGCTGCCATCGCCGCGCTGCATCTCCCCAGTGGCTTCATCCGGGCAGGGGACCACGTCGTCATCAAGCCCAACTGGGTAAAGGAGCATGATACACGCACGCCCCAGGATGAATCGAGCTGGCTCACCATCATCACCCACCCGGCGGTGGTACGTGAGGTCGCACGCTGGGCTGCGGGGCAGCTCCAGGGCCGTGGCCGCGTGACGCTGTGTGATGCTCCGCAGAGTGATTCCTCCTTTGATACGATCCGCAGGCTCTGCGGCCTGGATGCGATCATGGAGGCACTGCGTGGTGAGTTTCCCAGCATCACTTTTGCCCTCTTTGATATGCGCTGTGAGGAGTGGACCATCGCGGATGGCGTCACGGTCTCTAAGCGTGAGCTGCCGAGTGATCCTGCGGGTGCGGTGGACATCCATCTCGATGAAAAAAGCGAGTTCTATGGCTTCAAGGGCCTGGGGCGGCTCTATGGGGCCTCTTACGACTTCGCGACGACGAACCGACAGCACACAGACCCGAATCACGAATACCGCATCTGCCGCACTCCGATGGCTGCCGATGTGCTGATCAACGTCCCCAAGCTCAAAACACACAAAAAGTCGGACTCACCGTCGCTCTCAAAAATCTCGTCGGCACCACGCCCCGCACGAACTGGCTGCCACGGCATACCGAGGGCACTCCTGCTGAGGGGGGCGACCAATTCGCTGAATCCACCGTGA
- a CDS encoding DUF362 domain-containing protein, with protein MKRALEGSLMRTAKKILFGRHFLSRLFVPLKKLGRLYFGDTQEVVRSGNWHGNDTAWRMIMDLHKCFFYFDGAGAPRTRPLRYLSIVDGLIAGDGDGPMSCDPVPCGVILAGTHPVAVDCVCAQLMGFDWRQTRMLAGAFAIRELPVVAFRPEDITVASDKPQWSGPFEQMREVFAFRPHFGWAGHIESAQRRASAGAKQA; from the coding sequence GTGAAGCGTGCTCTCGAAGGCAGCCTGATGCGCACGGCGAAGAAAATCCTCTTTGGTCGGCACTTTCTCTCACGGCTCTTTGTGCCGCTAAAAAAGCTCGGGCGCCTCTACTTTGGCGATACGCAGGAAGTCGTCCGCAGTGGTAACTGGCATGGCAACGATACGGCGTGGCGCATGATCATGGACCTGCACAAATGCTTCTTCTATTTCGATGGAGCTGGTGCACCGCGCACGCGTCCTCTGCGCTACCTGAGCATCGTGGATGGGCTCATCGCAGGTGATGGAGATGGGCCGATGTCCTGCGATCCAGTGCCCTGTGGCGTCATTTTGGCCGGGACACATCCTGTCGCTGTCGATTGTGTCTGTGCGCAGCTCATGGGCTTTGACTGGCGGCAGACTCGCATGCTCGCGGGTGCCTTTGCCATCCGTGAGCTTCCCGTGGTCGCCTTTCGCCCAGAGGACATCACGGTCGCTTCGGACAAGCCGCAGTGGAGCGGCCCCTTTGAGCAAATGCGTGAGGTCTTCGCCTTCCGCCCGCATTTTGGCTGGGCAGGTCACATCGAAAGTGCCCAGCGCCGAGCGAGTGCAGGCGCGAAGCAAGCATAA
- a CDS encoding YraN family protein encodes MALLDRPELLYRWARRKLATQPIIRRVCIWFIARPQRAYQPTLLQRRLSSAEIGQMGEWIACRWLRSSGRKVFTRNFKAVHGGEVDIVARHGKVLTFVEVKTRTRDGPHRPADAVGPEKQRLIIRGARDWLAALSPMEVPFRFDIAEIILIPGELPRVHIIENAFHMPDNSTLGR; translated from the coding sequence ATGGCGCTGCTCGATCGACCAGAGCTTCTTTATCGTTGGGCGCGGCGAAAGCTCGCCACGCAGCCGATCATCCGCCGCGTCTGTATCTGGTTCATCGCACGCCCGCAGCGTGCCTACCAGCCTACCCTGCTCCAGCGGCGACTCTCCTCCGCAGAAATCGGTCAAATGGGCGAGTGGATCGCCTGCCGCTGGCTACGCAGTAGCGGCAGGAAAGTCTTCACGCGTAATTTTAAGGCCGTGCATGGTGGTGAGGTGGACATCGTCGCTCGTCATGGAAAAGTGCTCACCTTTGTGGAGGTCAAAACTCGCACTCGTGATGGTCCGCATCGCCCAGCGGACGCCGTGGGCCCAGAAAAGCAGCGCCTCATCATCCGCGGGGCCCGCGACTGGCTCGCGGCCCTCTCACCGATGGAGGTCCCCTTCCGCTTCGACATCGCTGAGATCATCCTCATTCCCGGAGAGCTGCCTCGCGTCCACATCATCGAAAACGCCTTCCACATGCCCGATAACTCCACACTCGGCCGCTAG
- the folP gene encoding dihydropteroate synthase: MQWRIGTQTLDLSRRGLIMGIVNVTPDSFSDGGSFADPGRAVQYALEMIADGADILDIGGESTRPGAEPVSEAEELRRVLPVLRAVRSQTKALISIDTMKASVARAALDAGADIINDVTGLRGDAAMARLAAERDCGLVAMHMIGTPQTMQLSPRYEDVVSEVTASLSERLRILENAGIAPERIVLDPGFGFGKTLEHNLSLLRHLPSLGISGRPLLVGVSRKSMIARVLGRDDMAARSWPTVALTAWAREHGARIVRVHEVRQNRDAMRMMEAILHPD, translated from the coding sequence ATGCAATGGCGCATTGGCACCCAAACTCTCGACTTGTCCCGTCGCGGACTCATCATGGGCATTGTCAACGTGACGCCAGACAGCTTCTCCGACGGCGGCAGCTTCGCAGACCCTGGCCGCGCTGTGCAGTATGCGCTGGAGATGATCGCGGATGGTGCGGACATCCTGGACATCGGCGGCGAGTCCACCCGGCCTGGTGCCGAGCCTGTCTCTGAGGCGGAGGAGCTCCGCCGTGTGCTCCCGGTGCTCCGCGCTGTGCGCTCCCAGACAAAGGCACTCATCTCCATCGATACGATGAAGGCCTCAGTCGCACGCGCTGCTCTCGATGCCGGAGCAGACATCATCAACGATGTCACCGGTCTCCGTGGAGATGCCGCCATGGCACGACTCGCCGCAGAGCGTGACTGTGGGCTCGTGGCCATGCACATGATCGGCACACCGCAGACGATGCAGCTCTCACCCAGATACGAGGATGTCGTGAGCGAGGTCACTGCCAGCCTCAGTGAGCGGCTGCGCATCCTCGAAAACGCGGGCATCGCTCCCGAGCGCATCGTGCTCGATCCCGGCTTCGGCTTTGGCAAAACGCTGGAACATAATCTCTCACTTCTGCGCCATCTTCCCAGCCTTGGCATCAGCGGCAGACCGCTCCTCGTGGGTGTCTCCAGGAAATCCATGATCGCCCGCGTCCTAGGGCGGGATGACATGGCTGCCCGTAGCTGGCCCACCGTCGCCCTGACGGCCTGGGCCCGCGAGCATGGAGCCCGCATCGTCCGTGTGCATGAAGTCCGCCAGAATCGTGACGCCATGCGCATGATGGAGGCCATCTTGCACCCGGACTGA
- a CDS encoding glucan biosynthesis protein G, with amino-acid sequence MRLSQTTFFLAAFAVHALAQQTGMVEVRTHADLEKVAAKLALEPYEAPTQKLDPFYDGLKYDDHRRIQFRKDKSLYADSGAFAIEMFHPGWMFKKPIYFHELAGDKVSPLAFDPSLFDYFGLQVPAGAVPPAGYSGFKLIHISPDGKSRPEVLAFQGASYFRAVTDQLGWGISARGIAVNTIGGDAEEFPDFTHFWFAKPEAGTKAFKLLALLNGPSVTGAYEFETMPGNTTVMKIKATLHLRKPVKMLGIAPFSSMYWFGENSHPKPYDFRPEVHDSDGLQVEIEGGPTIWRPLDVSRDMRLSLFETDKLKGFGLAERDRDFKNFEDLEANYHRRPAVWVEPKSGFGAGAVTLVELSTGEETWDNIVAMWSPKKLPTTPQEPLKVAYDIQWLDQHEPGGLCKVTSTRRGFVMDSDDHLYVIDFAAGKEPVPGTPDWVPEIELVVSGDAAKIIDKRVMKNAVTGGWRAFFKLDVPDSSKLLELMCELKNGDKVISERWMYQWRK; translated from the coding sequence ATGAGACTCTCCCAGACGACTTTTTTCCTCGCAGCTTTCGCCGTGCATGCTTTGGCGCAGCAAACTGGGATGGTGGAGGTGCGGACGCATGCGGATTTGGAGAAGGTGGCGGCCAAGTTGGCGCTGGAGCCGTATGAGGCACCGACGCAAAAGCTCGATCCTTTTTATGATGGGCTGAAGTATGATGACCATCGCCGCATTCAGTTCCGCAAGGACAAGTCGCTCTATGCGGACAGTGGAGCGTTCGCTATCGAGATGTTTCACCCTGGGTGGATGTTCAAGAAGCCCATCTACTTCCATGAGCTGGCCGGTGACAAGGTGAGCCCGCTGGCTTTTGACCCGAGTCTGTTTGACTACTTCGGGCTCCAGGTGCCCGCAGGGGCGGTGCCGCCTGCGGGCTACAGCGGCTTTAAGCTCATTCACATCAGCCCAGATGGAAAAAGCCGACCAGAGGTGCTGGCTTTCCAAGGCGCGAGTTACTTCCGTGCCGTGACGGATCAGCTCGGCTGGGGCATCTCGGCTCGCGGGATCGCTGTGAATACGATCGGTGGCGACGCAGAGGAGTTTCCCGACTTTACGCATTTCTGGTTCGCCAAGCCGGAGGCGGGAACGAAGGCCTTCAAACTGCTGGCACTGCTGAACGGGCCGAGCGTGACGGGTGCCTATGAATTTGAAACCATGCCTGGGAACACGACCGTGATGAAAATCAAAGCGACGCTGCATCTGCGAAAGCCGGTCAAGATGCTGGGGATCGCACCTTTTTCGAGCATGTATTGGTTCGGGGAGAACTCGCACCCGAAGCCCTATGACTTCCGCCCGGAGGTGCATGATTCCGATGGTCTTCAGGTCGAGATCGAGGGTGGGCCGACGATCTGGCGGCCGCTGGATGTCAGCCGCGACATGCGCCTGAGCCTTTTTGAGACGGACAAGCTGAAGGGCTTTGGCCTGGCGGAGCGTGATCGTGATTTCAAAAACTTCGAGGACCTGGAGGCGAACTACCACCGCCGCCCCGCTGTGTGGGTGGAGCCAAAGAGTGGTTTCGGCGCGGGCGCGGTCACGCTGGTGGAGCTATCCACCGGTGAGGAGACCTGGGACAACATCGTGGCGATGTGGAGCCCGAAAAAACTGCCCACGACGCCGCAGGAGCCGCTCAAGGTGGCCTACGACATCCAGTGGCTCGACCAGCATGAGCCAGGTGGTCTTTGCAAAGTGACGAGCACACGCCGTGGCTTTGTGATGGATAGTGATGATCATCTTTATGTGATCGACTTCGCAGCTGGGAAGGAGCCCGTGCCGGGCACGCCGGACTGGGTGCCTGAAATCGAGCTCGTCGTCAGTGGCGATGCCGCCAAGATCATCGACAAGCGAGTCATGAAAAACGCCGTGACCGGCGGCTGGCGTGCCTTCTTTAAACTCGATGTGCCAGATAGCAGCAAGCTGCTCGAACTCATGTGCGAGCTGAAAAACGGCGACAAGGTGATCTCTGAGCGCTGGATGTATCAATGGCGTAAATGA
- a CDS encoding four helix bundle protein, with product MKDQAAILEDRLVNFAVRVINVVEALPDTKAGKHLAGQLVRSGTSPALNYGEAQSAESRSDFLHKMKVCLKELRETLICLKIIELKPMCPKTLLSPLLKECNELTAIFVKSIQTAERNKKL from the coding sequence ATGAAAGACCAAGCCGCCATTCTTGAGGATCGTCTCGTGAATTTTGCTGTGCGTGTGATCAATGTCGTGGAGGCACTGCCAGACACCAAGGCCGGAAAACACCTCGCGGGTCAGTTGGTGCGTTCTGGCACGTCGCCCGCATTGAACTACGGCGAAGCGCAAAGTGCTGAGTCCCGAAGCGACTTCCTCCACAAGATGAAGGTGTGTCTCAAAGAGCTTCGCGAAACGCTCATCTGCCTCAAAATCATCGAACTAAAACCCATGTGCCCAAAAACCCTGCTGTCACCGTTACTCAAAGAGTGCAATGAGCTGACGGCTATTTTTGTGAAAAGCATCCAAACGGCAGAGCGGAACAAAAAGCTATGA